The Haematobia irritans isolate KBUSLIRL chromosome 1, ASM5000362v1, whole genome shotgun sequence DNA segment GACAACATAACCTAGAACTAATAATACTTAAAACTAATAACAAATTAATATCTAAAACTAAatataaacaaacatattaaaatacaaataattacatacaaacatagattgaacaaattaaatacaatcaacaaatttctttagaaaaattattgaaaaaataacaaaaatttgtaatcAATTAAATCGAATAAGATTGGTTGTAAACAATTAGAATATATAATACAATTTCATGAGAAACATAGACTCTCataaaaataattcataaagtagaataaaataaatagcaaataattggtatgaatgaatgaaaattgaaaaaattaaaattaaaaaatatgacatttttagttttaaatagaaaacaatttgacaaaacattgtataattaaaaatattgcattctattttatgtattttttatgttattaatcTCGTGCAAGAAAatactaaaatatatatatagtatttTGTAACCGCATTATTTACGATAAAAAAACGAATGtaaaacaattttacaaaatggaattatttgtaaatgaatttaaacatGCACTTGCACTTTTGGGTATTCTCTACACATAAAATGTGATTTCAATTCAAATGTAATCAAATTGTAGTAAAACTTACACAAATTATATTGCAAAGTTTTCCCTTACAACAAATCTTGAGAAATAGATGTCATAtactatattaaaaatatatattaaaaattttatgtacgttaaaagaataaaataaatgagaaacaattttttcgcaaacaattaaaaatatgtataatctAATAAAAAGTAGTAGATTGtataaaacgtttcaaacaaatataaacaacGCAACATTTAACCAATATAAAATACTGGCTGACGGACATGCACATTCAAATGGTTTTCGGTAGGCTTCTGCATACAACCAGCTATGGATGTGATATTTCCAATACCTATAGCACCAggcatttcattatttttagaaTTAATTACGTTACAAGACACGggaagttgttttttattttcttgggTCATGGAGCTAATTTCGCTTTTATTGGTTTCAGTTTCAATATTATTTGTAACTGAATCGATTTCACACAAGCGAAGTATTTCATTGACCACGCCAATTTTTGATCGTTTTGTTATAGTGCTGTTGGCAGTATCACTCTTGGTCTTGTTTTGACCATTTTCTCCACGATATTTTATTCCGACATACCAATCGAATGCCACTATGCGAATATATACATCACGTATTTGTCCCTTCATGTGTTCCATTAGTTTTTCCAAGTGTTCGGCatgtactaaaataaaattgttaaacaaaatctttgtaacATATGGTGATATGACGGATTGACAAAAGCCGATTTGTTTTGTATCTTCAAGAATACTCCTTAAAGATTTTCGATCCATTCCTATTTCAGCAAAGAAAATGGTACCGTCGGGAGAAACGCATTATAAAATGACCTAACACACCACATGAAACAGATCCATTACCATTTTAGAAACTTCGTATGTTTAAGTAAGAAACTTTCGTAGGTTTAAGtaagaaactttgcaaaattttcttaatatggatttttccaaaaattttaacaaaaaattaactatatATCTGTAGTGTCTACAATTAATACTAATACCAAGATTACTAAACGATATTTATGGAagaattatataaaaatctgaaccgatatgagATTATGCCAATATAGCTTTGATATTATAAAGATTAACACGTCATTTTGTTTGCCGTAATAAATGTaaccgatttttaaaaatttcccaaacattTGTGAGAACGTAAAATAGTTTGCCTTCAAAGTCCATATTTGCACAAATCGctcgatacatatataaatgCGTTATATCAATATTcgaatcaattttttatgtcgACGAAAAAATCTTACTTTCCATATACTCTGATTTGGAAAACACTGTAATAaggtttataataaaattatcacaaatattACAGGAATTTGCACTACTTTCATCTCAAGTTTTGGGAAAGTTTTTAACAGTGTGATGTGTGATTAGCTTGGAATTTCCAATAGGcctttgaaatttggttctaaaATATCTGTGGCATGGTTGAATTTGTCTGAATGTTCATGAGATAAATCCGCTTGTATTATAAGTATATATAGAGGATTATccaataaaaagtataaaattggtattgaaagaaaaattaaatttttctaataaatcATCGTCATTCACAATATAGCGGAAGCAAATTATAATTACACGCAGGAACTTTTCCCGTGCAAAAGTTGTACAGCAAATCTATTGTAGATATAAATCAATAACTTTTTCTATTTTAACCGCCTGCTGAGTTCACCCGATATTCTAAATTAGTTTCATcctaaattttccaaatatataaACCCTGTGGATGTGGATTACAACATAGTCACGacccaaatatattttgcttatATGGAATCGATAAATTCTCGCAAATAATCAAATCCCATTCTAATCAGAATCTACCATAATAAGATTTCGATAAATTAAGTATAGAATTGCATTACTTACCTCGCACCGAATCTGTTAAGAATTGACCTCGCTTATGTTCCAATTCTAGAAATTTATACATTTCAAATTGAGCGAATGTTTGacgcaatttaaataaataactgTCGCATTCGGCAGCTAATTTTTTGTCATATACGGCGCACTGGTTCACAATGCTCTGCATGGATCCAATGAAACCCATTATCTGTCCAATCGAATGCTTTACTTGACACTGAACATTCATGGTGCATGGCAGAATAGCTTTAGATGTAGGGACAAATGTAGGTTCATAAGCACTATAAGACGACATATCTTGAGTAGTTGCGATggcagatatacaattttgcaaatctCGAAAAAGTGAGAAGAGACGCAAAACTTGATTGGGTTCTTTGCTGCAAAATGAATgcgattttaagaattttctttaaagagaaATTCGGTTTCTTACCATTCAGTGGAATAACCCATAACCGATAGGTCTACATTGATTTTACTGTAATCATATTCTGCACTATAGATTCTGCCATTGCTTTTTGGGATATAGGACTTGGGTTTTTTGAAATGTCCTCCAACTGTATTATTACGTATTACACTATCGCCTTTCGCGACCATAGAGATCAATGGGGGCGATTGTACTTTTCCATTGCCTGCGCGTGGTCTAAAATATTGTAAGTGgagttttggtaaatttgaatGACTCTCTCTTGGATTGCATGTTGGGGTCGTAAAAGTTGGAGCCATTTCGGATGGAACAAGTCCTTCTCCATAAGGTTTTGGATATAGCATAGCAGGCAGATATGCAGAAATATTTGGTTGTATGAATCCATCATCCGTCCTTGGAATATATTGGGCGTAACTATTCGAAAAAGCTGCGTTGTGTTGATTTCTGTTGGACAGAGATAATCGAGATTGTAAATTCTCTTCCCCATATTGCATTGGGCCTCTGCAATTTGTGACAAATCCACGTGGGtaactaaaatttgaagcatTCTGTTGAATCTTCCCAAAATCGGTTTCGCAATTAACCACGAGATCACTCAATTCCTTTGTAATTGCATCCATATTAATTTGTAGCATGTCCTTGCCATAAGCCGAATGCAATTCAATACTCATTTTCTGATTTTAGGTTTAAGTCTATGgaattatttaaaactcaaccaacTTTTTTTAACGTATACGAAGCCCCGGTGCAACTTATTGAATCAATCACTTCAACTACTAACTAGACTTCGCCCTACAGAAAGAATGTGAAATTGCAGAAAATGAACGAATTTGACAAGAAACAACCGTTTCTAAATTTGAATGCACTAGTACAACCCTGCGTATCTACATTGGAGCGACTTTATATTATGTAGGTTACATAGTGGGAGCTTATTGAAGTTACCTAATACAGACGCGTAGTTTCGACGTATTTTTGGGGAAATACGAAACTAAGAAATTTCACagcagaaataaattaaaataaaacagcaTTTTCAGATTTATTTTACGAAATTTACATTTTCATCTTCTGTGGACGATGTTTACACCAAGCAACTTTTGAAGGTTTATATGCTTCCTTTTAATACGGATTTCTCGCCAAGATTTTGGGGttcgaaatgttttccctttattgcgctttaaggccggtactctgttcggttttcgcgttgaaactccatacaaaaccaaaacatgcgaaaaatttgcgaaattttttccatttgtgatactttgtttcttcgtgttgaaaaactgacgtttatagcacggcgccatttgcaatgtgtattaagaaataatttatttattaaaaactatttgtgcgggtttataaatcaaacacggaccatatttttgttccgaaactatacaaaggatcaaaggaatagcagatcaattgcccaaggaaaaataaaatgttattttgtaaaaacaagcaacaccaccaacttaatccaatatcgctccctgtaaaatagcgctccaagctacctaaaaaaacgccgctttctatgtgcgaaataatggtttccataaaaatttttcgcaagaatgaacatagtaccggcttttacagattatcagttattccggacgacagcgctcgtgtcgaacatacccTATATATTgttcacattataagttaagtccgaaggcataatcgatactgctgcatgtttatgggatcgataacacatttaccgattatttagtcatcgccgataaGTCGTattgatccgacacactgtaagattctttacaaacaccgacattccgtccgaaaTAAataatagtctgtaaagcgcatataaGGTAAATACAAAATTCGCTTTTCGCGATTACCTTATTAAAATAGTTCAATAAACTCAActcaaaaagtatgaaatgtacatgaaagtattttaccatcactattgttacaagaaccatgttttgttttgtgaaacaccaagcgcaattagcttattataatttatttaaataaaaatgtagtgctgaaaacatatttattacgcttaaaattgtgaaaggtatattggtgaataaTGCCTCCATCAAGAAGCTCCACAgatgctgcaacatgtaacttgctacttataactcaacatcatcattaaagaCCGGtactaccctgccagcatttcaaagttccatttcatcttcatcgctaccacagactcgtaaatgtcactacaaccatcctactgtgatggggggcagcatatcataaagtacaaaatgtacttcatacatgtattttgccatcactacttttacaaaagccattttattttttgtgaaacgccgagcgcaaccagcttgttatattttatttgaataaaaacgaaaataaagttctgaaaacatagattttacgcttaaaattgtgaaaggtatattggtgaacaatttttgattttccaaatggaataaagtgattgtttttcaaatattttacagacacgctgcctccatcgagatagacgctgcaacatctaactctacatcatcattaatgcaaaaaattatattaaatgtgatgtgatagtggcataaatgttatatttttaagaatttgtaaatgattaatcaaataaatatctaaacaaacgtgttttactcgaccacaatgattcttttaccactatcttaaaatgagctttttctgattgtttggagggtctcttattggcgtcgttctaaattgatctataaaggcacctaataattgcactcatgcgaaacctttttgtagtaacttggcgtggtacaacttctcaatagtgacggcgcttttccgacgagtttttgatatcgtatatgattgttttcgacgtactggggattctcagaagcgaccccaaattcaaaaaatgttggcagggtatgttcattcttgcgaaaaaattttatagaaaccattatttcgcacatagaaagcggtgtttatataggtaacttggagcgctattttacagggagctatattgaattaagttggtggttgctgcttgctattacaaaattaacattttattttccttgggcaattgatctgctactcctttgatcctttgtatagtttcggaacaaaaatataatccgtgTATGTGTtctaaacccacacaaatagttttaataaataaattatttcttaattcacattgcaaatggcgccacgcTATaagcgtcagtttttcaactcgaaaaaaacaaagtaccacaaatggaaaaatttcgctagtttttcgcattttttaattttgtatggagtttcaacgcgaaaaccgaacagagtaccggccttaatgaaaaaaatatgttaaatgtgatgtgatatttgtaaaattgttatatttataagaatttataaatgtttaaacaaattaataaaaatctgtattttacttgaccacaatgagtcTTTTGCAACTATCTTATAATGcacttttctgattgtttgaaggggctcttattgtcgtttttctaaatttatctaaaagggcacctaataattgcactcatgcgatttttttgtagtaacatggcgtggtacaacttctcaatagggaCGGCGCTTGttgcgaggagttttggatatcgtatacgactgttttcgacgtggtggggattctcagaagcgccgccaaattcaaaaatttttggcagGGCATAGGCCGaaacacaatgaaaaaaaaaacatacgtaTGCTTTAGCTTTTTTGTGACATAAACAAACTTATTTTTCCATATACAAACCTGGaagcaacaaatgttttaacGCCAAAAAGTCAGTAGTATGTtcacttttcgcgttgaaattttcgctgtTACTTTATTAGAACAATTCAATATAAAGCATATGAATTAACTCacttgatgcgcagtttcttgttcctctagattttgcCAAttctttatgcgctttacagactatcagttattccggacgacagtgctcgtgccgaacatatcccatatattgtgcacattataagttaagtccgaaggcataatcgatactgctgcatgtttatgggatcgataacacatttaccgattatttagtcatcgccgacatgtcgcatcgatccgacacactgtaagattctttacaaacaccgacattccgtccggaataactgatagtctgtaatgcgctttacagactatcagttattccggacgacagtacttgtgtcgaacatatcccatacattgtgcacattataagttaagttcgaaggcataatcgatactgctgcatgtttatgggatcgataacacatttaccgattatttagtcatcgccgacaagttgtatcgatccgacacactgtaagattctttacaaacaccgacattccgtccggaataactgatagtctgtaaagcgcataaagcgcATTACAGGAATAAGATTGTTTTCATTTATGAATTGGATTATTTCAGGGAAaactaatcgcgaaaataaagtgattttaaacttgaaacccgaacatagtacacacctaAAACCAAAGCAGCCGATAGAACCCGCTcacatttataattatggacgtttCGACTTTTTTTCGaagcaaagaaaaaagtgtAGAATTAAGCTGCGTGTTCATTGTGTGTCGGCCTTAGGTTCTTTAAAGACTtcgtttattttcgtttttttctataaaatttatttcaataatttgagTATGTTCAGTCATTGCATATTCCAAATTAGTCCACATTCTAAAATTCACATGTTTTTCAGGAAAAACATTGAACtcgatttttttgtataagtcAGTTCGctcttcgcgttgaaattttcgtggttgctTTATGTAAGTAGTTTCAATTTAAGctgataatttaatttatttggatcccacgttatttttttattgagattTCGTCAAGTTTTAGCACAAATATATGTgtcttcatttacaattttgaatattttagaaaaagtaatcgcgaaaataaagtggttttcaactcgaaaaccgaacatagtacccaactattggtattgatattgtaccatatggggttggctaactatcaataacgtaAGGTATCGATTTAAGaccgtatggtaataatttttatgtGGGTGTAATACTAATGGAGTATTTCTCATATCCCATGCTATGCTTCGTCTAGGATACGTTCGTAAATTTATCAACCACAGTGCAATGGTGAAATTCATTACGACATTTCTTGAAATACCCACAGTTAGAAAAATCTGGTATCTCTCTTCGATTTTCATAATGTGATAGACAGGGTAAACCCAAATATGTAAGTATTTCGATCTTTCAAACTTTCGCTCGCAATGAGGTAATTATCTGTGTATAAATTAACTTGAGTACTTATGACGACGGGAATTAGTTGTTGTCGGTTAAATTAGTTTTATACCagtgaaatatgaaatattatttcGCAAAAAATGTGCTATCTTTTTGTCACCCTTCCTCTATGCTAAAATACAACCGTGTTTACTATTCGCCGATAGATGGCTGCGTGTGCTAATGTGGTGAAATTGTTTGACGTATAAAGCACAtctaacttctgttgcccaaaaTCTACTTCCTTTTCCGTGTTAGCTGTGAAAGAATAAACATGCCGGTGGgtgaaaaataaaagaaaattgctttaaaatacattaaaaaattgcaaaattgactGGAAGGTGACATTATTTTGTCTATGTATCGATGGCTATGACGATAGTCCTTGAAAAGTGCCGGAAATCGCGGGgaacatgaaaaaaaatgaaaaaatactttcttgaTGTCAACGAAGTTGTCTGTGCGTGCACGAGTAAAAGAGAGGGAATATACACATGGCAATTTTTTACTGATTGTGTGAATACTGTCCAACTTTCTTGGTGAAAAAATACTCAATGAATATATTCAAAGATAAATTATTTGTGCATATGTTTTGGAAAGTCATAATGTATTAATTTGTATGATAAAGTGATAAATTATGGGAAACTTAACCCTCACCATATTGACTGGTCCaacttttgcaatttttttctgtggtgTCTCAAGGCGATTTTTAATTTCCGACGTGTATATTAAGTGTTCTTCGTTTTCTTGTTTTACAGCTAGCCAAAGATTTATTACATCCTTTGCCCGCTCAAGAAAAGCGTAAACACAAGCTAAAACGCTTGGTGCAACATCCCAACTCCTATTTCATGGACGTCAAATGCCCTGGCTGCTACAGAATCACAACTGTCTTCAGTCACGCTCAAGGCGTAGTTGTATGTGCGGGTTGTGCTACCGTTTTGTGCCAGCCAACCGGTGGTCGCGCTAAGCTCACAGAAGGTAAGATTATATGGCCTTTAATCTGAAACAGTTTCTAATTGTCCCTATctttgtgtttgtgtgtgtatcTTCTACAGGTTGCTCTTTCAGAAGGAAGCCTCAATAAAATGTGACGTTTTAGTTTTTTGCTGCctccatttaattttgtcaaatttaatttttttaacatcaagattctatgaaaaattaataaacatcttttCGTTGAGAAAAGTCCAATTGAAGATATGACTAGGAATTGCTTGGATAATGGAGTAATAATCAACGCTGGACagtgctggtgaagtgccgttgATTTGTTGTTTATCTAGCCAAAGGAGGATCGGCAGAGTGCAAAGAACTTTAATTATATCTGAAAGAAGTGCTTTTTATAAATAGAGAAGACACAAATATTCCATTTGTTGTTAAATAAGGTTCAAAGCAAATTGTTTATGTATTGGCGAGTGGATATGAGCAAGTATtgaatatatggaggccttgTAGGGAATCTCTGTTGATTGgttctaatgaaattttgttgttattgacTCTTTCAGCGCTTATATTAAGGAATAGCAAGAGATATTCCGATTCACTGCCTCTTCATGGAAATTCTTTGAACtggaatgaaaatatttttgctgcaaTACCTTTTTCACAAAATCATCagcaacaaaattaaattttgtggagGTATCATTGGGATATAGGACGATTTGCTCATCTCGAAGAGAGGGAGCTGTCAATATGTTGCCGCTATAATTATAGTGGATTAGAATGTCTATAGAAACCCTCCTGCTTTTTTGATTTGTAGAACTTGGCAttggaaatttcattaatacaTTGTAATTAGTAATATATTGAAACATTTAACTTTATGTTCAAGAGAGGAAACACCCCACTTTCCAAATATAGTGCCGTGTGATCATAACATGGGAATAAGATATTTAGTTGAGCTTCCAAACTACAGTGAAGTGATATAGTATTTACTGGGCTCTATAGAGACAAGTTCCTTATTTAATGCTCTTATGTCCATTCCCACTATGTCTATAATCCCTTCCAAGTAGGTTTTGCCGGAAATCTCAGtacattttcaataggaaaatcCGTCTtgtgaatttcaccaaaatctcTTCCAAAATTCACTATTAGTTTTTCTCAATGCTCTTTAGTTGTATTGTTGATTTTATCTTGACCTACGCATTGTGTATGGTTTTTTCTAATTTATAGTTTCTGCAAATGGATGTTatcttcaatttttatatatccTTCAATTTTGCTAAAGAGTATTCTACCGCAATGCAAAATTATccatttgattttattatgttttttttgttctttgatCTTCCTCGTTTGTTAATGAGTTTCGGAGTTCCCTTTCTGTACACACATTTGTTAACGTTCGTAGCAGAATCTTGTTTTCAAACTGAAATTCAAATTCATTAAAAGGAAATCAAAGTACAAGATAATGGA contains these protein-coding regions:
- the RpS27 gene encoding ribosomal protein S27; protein product: MPLAKDLLHPLPAQEKRKHKLKRLVQHPNSYFMDVKCPGCYRITTVFSHAQGVVVCAGCATVLCQPTGGRAKLTEGCSFRRKPQ
- the bam gene encoding bag of marbles; translated protein: MSIELHSAYGKDMLQINMDAITKELSDLVVNCETDFGKIQQNASNFSYPRGFVTNCRGPMQYGEENLQSRLSLSNRNQHNAAFSNSYAQYIPRTDDGFIQPNISAYLPAMLYPKPYGEGLVPSEMAPTFTTPTCNPRESHSNLPKLHLQYFRPRAGNGKVQSPPLISMVAKGDSVIRNNTVGGHFKKPKSYIPKSNGRIYSAEYDYSKINVDLSVMGYSTECKEPNQVLRLFSLFRDLQNCISAIATTQDMSSYSAYEPTFVPTSKAILPCTMNVQCQVKHSIGQIMGFIGSMQSIVNQCAVYDKKLAAECDSYLFKLRQTFAQFEMYKFLELEHKRGQFLTDSVRVHAEHLEKLMEHMKGQIRDVYIRIVAFDWYVGIKYRGENGQNKTKSDTANSTITKRSKIGVVNEILRLCEIDSVTNNIETETNKSEISSMTQENKKQLPVSCNVINSKNNEMPGAIGIGNITSIAGCMQKPTENHLNVHVRQPVFYIG